A stretch of DNA from Rhodothermales bacterium:
AGCCCGTGGGGACCGGCACAGAGATGCCGAGCTGGCTCCGGATCGTCTTGTGCTTACGGAGCAGCACGTCGAGGACGAGCCCGTCAATCTGGTTGTCCTTCCCGAACAGCGTCACCACGCGCACCTCCTTCCGGGGCTGCCCGTAGCGGTCCACGCGCCCCTCGCGCTGCTCGTGCCGCGTCGGGTTCCACGCGAGGTCGTAGTGCAGCACGGCGTCGAACGCTTCCTGCAGGTTGATCCCCTCAGAGAGGCAGTCGGTGGCTACGAGCACGCGCTTATCCGCCTGGGCCAGCTCGGCCACGCGGGCCTCACGCTCGGTCGGGGCCAGCAGGCCCGTCACCGCGGCGACTTCCACGCCTCGTAGCGCGGTGCGCAGCGCTTCGGCCACGTACTCCGCCGTCTGGATGAAGCGGCAGAACACGATAGGCTGGTGCCCATCCTTCAGCAGTCGCTTTACGAGGCTGATGCCCTTGGTGAGCTTCGCGTCTGCCGTGCCGCCGAGTGCCTCCGCCCGGCGGGCCAGTGCCCGCAGCCGCGCTTGGTCGGTCGAGCGCGTGTCGTCCTCAAGCGTCACGAGTGCGCCGTGCACGAGGTCGGCCCCCTCCGCGTCGTCGTCCACTGCCATGTCCATCACGCGATGCCGGCCAATCGCATCGGCCTCTGCTACGGTCTTAGCCTCTGCCGACGCGGCCCGGTTCGTGAGGGTCGCGGCGGCGGCGGCCGGACTGGAGGCCAGCGCCCGCAGCAGGCTGAGCGCGCTCCACCAGCGCACCCGCTGATCCCGGCTCCCCGATTCCGCCGACCCGACGCTCTCGCGGGTGTAGTCCAGTACGTCGTTGAAAAGCGTGGCGTACTCCGGGGTAAGCGTGTAGGCCCCCTCGCTCTCCTCGACCTCGATCCGCGTGGGGAACGGCGTGTCCTCGTCGGCGAAGTGCTTGATGTCTGCCCGGCGGCGTTGTACGAACTGCCCCGCGAGCTTCCGCCGGACGGGCTCCTGTGAGGGGCCGGTCAGGTCGGCCGGAAGATTTACGTAGCTCGTGTCCAACAGCGTCAGCAAGGACCGAAACGCCTCTTCCTTCCCACTGTGGGGCGTTGCCGTTACGAGGATGAGGTGGCGATGCGCGCCTTCCGCGAGCTTTTTGACCAGTTCGTGTCGCTGGTGCTGGGCGCCGCGGCCGTCCGCCTGGGCGCACGTGTGGGCCTCGTCCACGATGACGAGATCGGGGCACGAACGGACGAACTCGTCCCGCCGCCGGTCGCTCTTGACGTAGTCCATCGAGACAACGGTGTAGGGAAACACCTCAAAGATGGACTGCCGTGCGCTCGCGAACTTCTCCAGCCGCCGCGCCGTGCTCGGCAGCACCAGCTCTGCCTCAATGTGGAACTTCTCGGCCAGCTCGCGCTGCCACTGCTCGGCCAACTGGGGCGGGCAGAGCACGGTCAGTCCCCCTGCGTCACCGCGGGCAAGCAGTTCCTTTGCGATGAGCCCGGACTCGACCGTCTTTCCGATCCCTACGTCGTCGGCGATCAGGAGTCGCACGGGGTCCATCTTCAGGGCCATCAGGAGCGGCACAAGCTGGTACGACCGGGGCTCCACGCCCAGGCTCGCGAACGACCGGAACGGGCCGGCGCTGGCGCGGAAGCCCAACCGCACGGCGTCGTAGAGCATCCGCGCCGATCGGAAATCCCCGGCCCGAGCTGGGTCCGGCAGCGCGAACGTAGCGGAGCGGGCGTCCTCGAGGAGCGTGTCGAGCCCCGTGATCTCGTCGTCGGTCCCGCCGAGCGGGCGGAGCACGAGGAGCTCGTCTTGGCTTTCGGGGAGAACGACCCACTCGCGGCCGCGAGCGTGGACGAGGGAGCCTATGGCGAAGTCGGTCATCAGAGAAGCATTCAGGAGAGGGAGCCGAACACCGAGGGGTAGCGCCCCACGATGTCGCGCCAGTCGTCCTCGTGGTGGAAGCGGATGACCCAGTACCCGGCGTCTTCCAGTGCCGACGTCATCGCCTCGTCGCGACGCTGGCGGTCGGGGTAATCGTGGGGGGGACCGTCGACATACACGAGAGCATGGTGGTCCCGGTAGACGAAATCGGGGCGCGTGCCGTGCTCAGCCAGAAGAGGCTGCGCCTCCGACGGCAGCCGGAGCCCATGCCGCTCGAGGAACTCTAGCCACCGGCGCTCAAGACCGGAATCCGCCAGCCGGTCGAGCACGTCCCGGTGCTCCGCACGAGGTGCCACGGTAGGTGAGGCCTCGACGCGTGCCTTGGCAAGCTCTAGGAGTACGTCGCGAATCGCCAGCCGATCAAGAAGCGCGTGGTCTCGCTGGTTGCGGTAGCTCATGAGGCAGTCGTAGCAGGCCGCCTCGCAGCGCTCCTCCGCGCCCGGCGCCTGCCCGAGGTCGTCGCCGGTATCGGGGTCGAAATGGCACAGCCGGAGCGCCTCCCGTGCCACGAGCGCGAGGTCGTCCGGCGCGTCGAGCAGGCGGCGGAGCACGCCGGCCCCGCCTTCGGCCGCCTCGTAGATGAGGAGCTGGCGGCGGTCCCCAGCATTGGGTAGAGGCTCCGCGGCGAGCTCATCGTCCTCGAGCTGATAGTGCACCTGGAGGGCTTGCTTGAGCGCAGCCTGGAGCGAGGCCATCTGGTCCGGTTCCAGCGCTCGCCGCGGCGTTACGAGGAGGGCGTTGCGGCGGTCCTCGACGTACGGGATCACGCGTTGTGTCCGCTTCGACATGGCGTCGCCCGGGTCCTCGGCAGCCTGCTCGTTCGTGGCCCAGTACCCCCGCTCGGTGTCGAGCACGAACCCCATTTGGTGCTTGTCCTTCCGCCGCGCCCAGCCCGTGTTGATCCGCCAGAGCGTCGCGGCGTTACCATACGCTACCTCGGCGATGTCGTGGCCGTCTGCGCGAACGGACCCCATGCGCGCCGTAGGGCGCCCGTCCTGCTCCCCGAACCGGACACCGGTAACGATCTCGTATCCGAGCCGCATCCGCTCCTCCTCGTCGGAGGTGATGCGCTCGCGTCGCTTCGTGGAGACGTTCTCGAGCCGGAACAGCTGGGTCAGCGCAACCGACAGCTCCTCCCCACACCGCTCGCACACGTCGTAAGCGTCGACGTCGCCGGCGAGGGGGTGGAGGTAGCCACACTGCTCGCACCGCTTGGCCCGATGGGTGAGCACGCCGTCGTCTTGGCCGGGCGTCTCGGCAGCCACCGGGAGGATCACCTTGTTGATGACGTACTGCGACCCCTCGTGGTAGACGATAGCCCGAGGTCCGAACTCGCTGATGGCGAGGAACCGCGGTCGCGAGAGGAACTCGTCGTGCTGGCGTTTCCGCCGGGCGGGGATGTAGGCCGACAGGGGGAGGCGCGGGAAGTTGTAGCCGGGGAGGAACCCCTCGCTGGCGAAGTAGCGGTAGCTGTAGAAATCGCTCTGCCCCACGCTGTCGACCTGCGTCAGCAGCTCGAGCTGCTGCTCGGCCTCGCGCCGGAGCCGTTTGGCTTCGTTCTTATCACGGAGCCCGCGGGAGGCGTCCTTCACAATGGCCGTCTGCGCAGTGAACTGCGCGAGCGCCGAGCGGTAGAGGGAGCGCCACCGGTCGCACGCCTTGTCGAACTGCCGCGGCGCCTGGCGGAGCACGTCGTCGACCCAACTGGAACTATACCAGTCTGCATCGCCTAGCGCCTCTTGGACGGCACCGAGGATGTGACGGACCCGTTGCCCCGCCCGTTCGCGCGGCCCGTCGCCCTCGATCTGAGCACGCACGCGCTCGTGGAGCTCTAGGGAGGGCGTCTCGCCTTCCACGTCGAGCACGTCGAGGAGCGACTTACCAAGACTCAGGCGCGTCTCGGCCAACCACACAGCGTGGACGTGGGAGCGCACGAGGTCCTCATTGGCGAGGTCAAGCCGGGGAGGCGAGACGGCCCCCGCGACCATCCGCTCGGGCCGCCGGAAGAAGTATTGGTCGTGCGAGGAGCCGGTCGTGCAGTAGGTGAAGACGAGGGCAGGCTGGCCGCTTCGGCCGGCGCGGCCGCTCCGCTGGGCGTAGTTGGCCGGGGTGGGCGGGACGTTGCGGAGGTTGACGACGTTGAGGCTGCCGATGTCGACCCCCAGCTCCATCGTCGGCGAGCAGTAGAGGATGGGCAGGCGGGCGTCCTCGAAGCGCTCCTCGCGCTCCTCGCGCTCGGCGTAGGGCACCTGCGCGGTATGTTCACGGGCCTCCATCCCATGCAGTCCCTGAGCGACATGTCGGTAGAAGTCGACGAAGAAGGCGTTCGTCTGACCGCCCTCCTCGGGCAGTGCCGGCACGCGGATGGGGTCGTGGAACGATCGCTCTCCGCTCCCGGCCCGCCACACGAGTGCTGCAGCGGGGACCTGGTACCCAGGCACCTCGTCGTCTCCGTCCGGCTCCAGCACGCGCTCCACGAGCCCCGCCGTCCGCAGCGCCTCGAACAGCTGGCGGATGATCTCCTCCCGATCTTTCAGCGAAGGGCGCTCGTTTAGGTGCCCGAACGTAGTCGGACGGCCGAGCAGCAGCCCAAACCCGCCTCGGGCTGAGAGGAATGTGTGCCCGCGCCAGTCGCCCTTTTTACGCGATCGGGGCAGCACGGTCGTGGCCACCTCTAACTTCTCGTCCTCGTCCATGGCCCACGCGCCTGAGAGCCGCTGTGCGCTCTGCTGTTGCATCCGCTCCTGGAAGCGGGCATCGAGGTAATCGACCTTCACGGCGAGCTCGCGCCGCATGTAGTCGAGAAGGGCACGCGCCACGTGGCACCGCGTCGCCGCGTTGGCCTCGGCGAGGGCGGGGTGCAGCCCCGACCAGATATCGTCGGCATCACACAGCTCGTCGAGCGAGCGGTAGTCGATCTCGAGCAGGCCGGCTTGCTCCAGGTTCGGAGCCGTCACGCGCCATCCGCGCCGGAGATCGCGGTAGAGCCGGTAACCCAGCACTTGTCGGAATGCGTGCTCCGTGTCCTCCTTAGCGGCGAACCGGACGGTGGGGTCGGCGGCGTAGTCATCGAAGGGGAGCCGCATCGCATCCGCTACTCGCTGCGTAAGCTCGTCGTGGCGAATACCCCGCGCGCCGGCGTCCTCCACGGCTCGGTAGAGCGCGCCGCGGAGCAGGCCCACTTCGACGAAATCGTTGAAATGCCCAGCCTGGAGAGCGGCGTCCTGTCGGTTGTCCGTGAACGAGAGGAGCTTGCGGGCTTCCGCCTTGAGCGTCTGCTCCGTGCGAAGCCGTCGTACCGCCGAGAGACTTAGGATCGTCGTCGCAGTGCTCCGCCCCTCCGAGCCGAGCGTGGTGAGCTTGGCGAAGTCGCTGCGTTGGCGGCTCCCGTACGCGACCCCGCACCGTAAGCAGAATCTGAACGGAGCGGTGAGGAACGCGGCCCGTTGGCCGATTGGGTCTTCCAACCCATCTGCCGTCACGGCGACGGAGGACGGGAGGTACTTGCGCCGGTCTTTGCGCAGTCGCGCCCCCCCAGCAGTCTCCTCTAGCCAATCGTCCGGAAGCCGCATGGCGATTGCGGCATCGTCCTCTGGCCACGGCTGCGAGGTGCTCAAGTAGAGGAAGCCGGCCTCTCCTTCGAGCTCGTCGTTGTACTGGTCCCGGAGGTCGCGCGGCACGTACTGGACCCGGCCCGTGGCGGGGTCGGCCGTGCGACGGATGGTGTAGTACTCCTGCCCGCACTCGCGGCAGAAGGCGAGCGGGAGCAGCACCTTGTCGCGATTGCCGGGTACGTATTGTTGCTTGTGGACGGTGACGTACCGATCCCCCTCGCGCTCTGGCGATGCATGAACGGTGTCGCCCCGGCTGATGAACTGGTGAAGCCGGAAAGCGAAGGGGCGGAAGCCGGACGTGGGGTCGCGCCCAGCGTTATAGCCGGCCATAAGCCCCGCCTCCAGCTCGTGCGCGCACTGCTCTACCGAGACACCCGTGAGAACGCTCAGCTCTTGGGCAGCCCCGTCGTTACCGAGCAGGCTTCGCGGCGTCACCCGCGCAAGCCGCGAAGCCTCTTCGTCCCATCTGACGCCGAACACGCTCTCGATCCACCGAGAGAGCGGGTCGGCGATGAAGTCTTCGTAGCTCGGCGGCGCCTCCTTGCGACCCTCGTTCAAGCGCGTCGTGAGGGCGTCGATGAACGCCCCATCGTCAGATGACCAAGCACGAGTAGCCCGGCGTAGGGTCTCGCCGATGACGTCCTCGGTACGAACCTCACTCCCGAACAGCCGCGTCGCAACGTCGGCGACGGCCGCCTGCTGCTCGGCGTAGCTCCCCCCACTCGCCATTGTCGCCGACGTCCCGACGCACCGGAGGCCAGCCCCCCCCATCCGGTCGCGGACGCGTCGGACCAGGAGGGCGACATCCGCTCCCTGTCGGCCTCGGTACGTGTGGAGCTCGTCTAGCACGAGGAAGCGCAGCCCCTCTGCGGCTTTGATCAGGTTCCGCTCCTGGGGGCGGGTCATCAGGAGTTCCAGCATCACGTAGTTCGTGAGCAGGATGTCCGGCGGGTTCGCGACGATCGCCTTCTTTTGCGCATCGTTTTCCTGCCCCGTGTAACGTGCGAAGGTCGCCGGCGCGTTGCCAGTGGTCGGGTCGCCCAGAAACTTCTCGAGCTCGCCGTACTGGCTGTTCGCCAGCGCGTTCATGGGGTATACGACGATCGCCTTAATCCCTTGTCCGCTACCCGCGCGAAGGACGTGGTCCACAATGGGGACGATGTAGGAGAGGCTCTTCCCCGAGCCCGTCCCCGTAGTCAGGACGTAGTTGCGGCCCGCCTGAGCGACGCGGATGGCGTCGGCCTGGTGGCGGTACAACCGCAAGGATCGCCTGCCTCCGGTGTCTTGGTCGAGGCGGAAGATGTCAGCGCATGTCGGGTGAAGTACTCCCTCGTTGACTAGGTCATCCACGCGCTCGGCAGGTTCGAACGATGGATTGAGCTGGATCAGCGGGTCAGGCCAGAGCAGCCCGGACCGTAGCTCGTCCTCGACACGCTCTGCGATGCGCTCGTCCTCGATGCGAATGAAGCTGCGGATGTAGGAGGCGTAATCCCCCACCAGCGCCTCGCGTAACCCGAACACGTCCATAGAGTGGCCCCTACCTCTTTCTTTGAATCCCTGAACAGAGGGCTAATTCTGCTTGCCTCAACTCAACTGTGATACTGTTAGGAAGATAACCCATAGCATAGTCTGCTAGCCAAGTATCCTCTGGAGCAGCGGTGAGTCGCTTTGACAGGCTTGAGGGGAAGCGCTGTTCTTGAGAGAGCGTAGCCGCGATCGAGAGGAACGGATGATCGGTCCCTGGATTAGCACGTGCGAGTTAGCTTGTGGCCTTCCCAGGGACTAGAAGCGTATGCGCGTCTATATCGCCATCACCGATGCCAACTGGTTCAGCCACCTCTTCCAGCTGGCCCTGCGCCCCGAGGGGCTCGACGAGGCCAATTTCTGGAAGCCATCGGGGCGCACGGGCTTCCGGGCCTTGTCATTCGGCGAGCCTCTCCTGTTCAAGCTCCGCGTCGCTGACGGTGACGCCATCGCCGGCTTCGGTCTCTTCGCCGCCTTCCGCCACCTCAGCGTCCGCGAGGCGTGGCGAGCATTCGGCGAGGCCAACGGCGCAGCGTCCCTCGAGGAGATGGCCGCTCGCGTCGCTCAATACGTTGCTGGCGTGGAACTCGGATACGGAGCACTCCAGCACCGTGTCGGTTGCCTTCTTCTCGCCGCGCCCGTTCTCTTCCCCCGAGAGATGTGGATCCGAAAGCCCGACGACTGGGCTCCGTCGATCCAAGTGGGCAAGGGATACGACTCGACGCGAGGGGAAGGCCGCCGGATCTGGCAGGCATGCCTCGAGCGCACAGCCACGCTCGGCCAAGCCCTCGACCTGGGCGATCCGATGGACATTCCCACCGGCACGAGCCGTGAACTTGGAGCGCAGCGGACGCTCTTCAACGTCGACCCCGGCGAGCGCTATGGTGCCCCGAAGACCATCCGCCCCCGCCTCGGCCAGGGCACGTTCCGCTACGCCCTCGAACAGGCTTATGGCCGGTGCGCCGTCACGGGCGAACACTCGCTCCCCGCCCTCGACGCCGCCCACATCGTCCCCTACGGCGAGGGCGGCGACCACGCCCTCGAGAACGGACTCCTCCTCCGCGCCGACGTCCACCGCCTCTTCGACAGCGGCTACGTCACCGTCACCCCAGACTACGAGTTCCGCGTGAGCCGCCGCCTCCGCGACGACTACGACAATGGGAAAGTCTACTACCAACACGACGGCCAGACCATCTGGACGCCAGGCGCCCCGTACCCGAAGCCGGACCCCGAGCGGCTCGAACTCCATTCCACGAAGCGGTTCCTAGATGCGTAAGGGCAGCGCTAGTAAGGTGCATTCAGACGGCAGCCCCCGCGCATTCACGGCGCGCACGCTCGTCGAGCGAGCGGCGGGCCTCAACCGTAACACCCGCGGTGAGCGCCTCCCGTACGTCGCCGTGGAGCCCGGCCCCACGGAGCGAGGTACGCTCTGACTGTTGCAGCCACGCCAGTACGAACGAAGGCGAAGCAATGCGCACTGATTTGTCGGATATATGCCGTACCGGGTATCCAGGGGCGCACTGCATAATCAAACAAGCGGCCCAGAATCAGCGTTTCCGCTTCGTCTGGGCCGCTTTAGGGGCGTGGAGCTAAGGAGATTCGAACTCCTGACCTCTGCAGTGCGATTGCAGCGCTCTACCAACTGAGCTATAGCCCCGGTGGAGCACCCAATATACAACGCCGCGCAGGCGGTTCAAGACGGTGTCCCCGCGCGCCGGCGTCCTAATCCGCTTTTCACTCAGCGTCCGCCAGCACGCACGCGAAGAGCAGCGGCGCCACGATCGTCGCGTCGCTCTCGACGACGTACTTCGGCGTGTCGGGGCCGAGCTTGCCCCACGTGATCTTCTCGTTCGGCACGGCGCCGGAGTACGAGCCGAAGCTCGTCGTGGAGTCGGAGATCTGGCAGAAGTAAGCCCACAGCGGCGTCCGCCGGTCCATGTCCTGCTCCAGCATCGGGACGACGCAGATGGGGAAGTCACCCGCGATGCCACCGCCGATCTGGAAGAAGCCGATGCCGCCGTCGGCGCTCGTCTCGGTGTACCAGTCGGCCAGCCAGGTCATGTACTCGATCCCGGTCTTGACGGTGTGCGGGCTCTTCACGTCGCCCAGCAGGACGTGAGCGGCGAAGATGTTGCCCGACGTGGAGTCCTCCCAACCCGGGACGACGATGGGGAGGCCCTTCTCAGCCGCGGCGACGAGCCACGAGTCCTTCGGATCGATCTGGTAGTACCCCTCCAACTCGCCCGAGCGGATGATCCGGTAGAGGTACTCGTGCGGGAAGTAGCGCTCGCCGTCGGCCTCGGCCTGCGTCCACTGCCCGACGAGGGCTTTTTCGAGTCGGCGGAACGCTTCTTCCTCGGGGATGCAGGTGTCGGTGACGCGGTTCATCCCGCGCTCCAGAAGCGCCTGCTCGTCGGCCGGGCTGAGGTCGCGGTAGTGGGGGACGCGCTCGTAAAAGTCGTGGGCGACGAGGTTGAAGAGGTCCTCTTCGAGGTTCGCGCCGGTGCAGGAGATGATGTGGACCTTGTCCTGCCGGATCATCTCGGCGAGGCTGAGCCCGAGCTCGGCCGTGCTCATCGCCCCGGCGAGGGAGACCAGCATCCGCCCGCCGCCGTCGAGGTGGGCGCGGTAGCCGTCGGCGGCGTCGACGAGCGCGGCGGCGTTGAAGTGGCGGTAGTGGTGCCGGACGAAGCGGGCGACGGCGGCGTAGTCGGTGGCGGTCTGGGTGTCGACGGGCATGGGCTTCAGAGAATGGAGGAGGCGAGGAATCGAAGGGTCGAGGATCGGGGAGGCGAAGAATCGGGGAGACGAGGAATCGAAGACGGCGACACGGCGGGCGGGCTCTGCGTCTCTTCCGCTCTTCGACTCTTCCGTTCTTCGTCTCTTTGCGAGTGGGGCGGCGCGAACCGGAGGCGTCGCGCGGGGTTCCAACGGACAGCCGCTGGTGGCCGCGCGCGTATCCGAAGTTTACGCAAGACGCGCCGGCTATCGGAACTGCCCCAGCGTCGTTCCGTTTAGCGCGCCGTGTCCCGACCCCGTGCTTTCCGCCTCTAGCCCACCGTTCTATTGAGCCCTGACACCCTCGCCCCCACGCCCGACGCCGTCGCCGCCGAACTCACCGAAGCGGAAGCTTGGACCCCGGCCGACGCCGAGCGGCTCTACCACGTCCCGTCCTGGGGCGAGCGCTACTTCCACGTCAACGAGCGTGGGCACGCGGCCGTCCGCCCGTGCTACGGCAGCGACCTCTCCGTCGACATCCACGCCGTCGCCGAGGAGCTCGGGCGGCAGGGCGTCGAGTTCCCCGCCCTTATCCGGTTCCAGGACCTCCTCGCCACGCGCGTCACCGAGCTGAACGAGGCGTTCCGCTCGGCCATCTCCGAGGCGGGGTACGAGGGGCGCTACACCGGCGTCTACCCGATCAAGGTCAACCAGCTCCGCGAGGTCGTCGAGGACATCGTCGAGGCGGGGAAGCCGTACGACTTCGGGCTGGAGTGTGGGTCGAAGGCCGAGCTCGTCGCCACGCTCTCGCACCTCGAAGACGACGAGACGCTGCTGATCTGCAACGGCTATAAGGACAATGAAATGCTCCGGCTGATGCTGACCTTCCAGCGGCTCGGCAAGAACGTCATCCCCGTCGTCGAGAAGCTGGCCGAGTTCGAAGCGATCGAGCGGCTGGCGAACGAGATGGGCGTCGAGCCCCGGTTCGGCCTCCGCGTCCGCCTCGCGGCGAGCGGCTCCGGCAAGTGGGCCGAGTCCGGCGGCGACCACTCGAAGTTCGGCGTCTCGACGCCGGACCTCCTCGACATCGTGGACCGGCTGGAGGCGACGGGGCGGACCGAGGCGCTGCACCTGCTCCACTTCCACCTCGGCAGCCAGATCGCCGACATCAACAACCTCAAGGCGGCCGTCCGCGAGATCTCCCGCGTCTACGCCTACCTCCGCCACCGCGGCCTCCCCGTCCGCTACATCGACTGCGGCGGCGGGCTCGGCGTGAACTACGAGGCCGGCGCGCTCGGCTCCCACGGCGCCGTCGATTACTCGGTGCAGGAGTACGCCAACGCCATCGTCTTCGCCGTGAAGGAGATTTGCGACGCCGAGGAGGTCCCGCACCCCACGCTCGTGAGCGAGAACGGCCGCGCCCTCACCGCCCACCACTCCGTCCTCATCGTCGAGGTCTTCGGCGCGACGACGAAGCCGGAGGCCGACCCGGATTGGACGCCTGCGAAGGGCGATCACGCCATCCTCCACGAGCTCCACCGCATCCACGACCTCGTCCGCTCGAACGGCCGCGGGCTCCGCCTCGCCGAGATCCTCGAAGCCTACCACGACGCCGCCGAGCAGCGCCAGCAGGCCGACACCCTCTTCTCGTTCGGCTACCTCGACCTCGCCGAGAAGGCCCGCGCCGAGCGGCTCTACTGGAGCGTCTGCCGCGCCATCAACCAGCGCGTCCACCGCGCCGACCCCGAGTGGCTCCCGCCCGACCTCGACGCGCTCGACGACCACCTCGTCGACCAGTACCTCTGCGCGTTCTCCGTCTTCCAGTCGATCCTCGATCACTGGGCGATCGGCCAGCGCTTCCCGATCATGCCGATCCACCGGCTCGACGAGGAGCCCACGAGACGCGCCACGCTCGTCGACCTCACGTGTGACTCCGACGGGAAGGTGAGCCACTTCGTCGCGCCCGACCACGACAAGCGCTTCCTCGAAGTCCACCCGCTCGAGAAGGACGGCCGCTACTTCCTCGGCTTCTTCCTGATGGGGGCCTACCAGGACATCCTCGGCGACACGCACAACCTGTTCGGCGGCGTCACCGAGGCCCACGTCTACGCCGACGACGAGGAGCCGGAGAACTTCTACGTCGAGACCGTGATTCGGGGCACGACGGTGCAGGAGATGCTCGGGCGCGTCCAGTACTTCCCGCAGGGTCTGGAGAAGAAGATGGAACTGCTCCTCCGCAAGAAGTCG
This window harbors:
- the speA gene encoding biosynthetic arginine decarboxylase, whose product is MSPDTLAPTPDAVAAELTEAEAWTPADAERLYHVPSWGERYFHVNERGHAAVRPCYGSDLSVDIHAVAEELGRQGVEFPALIRFQDLLATRVTELNEAFRSAISEAGYEGRYTGVYPIKVNQLREVVEDIVEAGKPYDFGLECGSKAELVATLSHLEDDETLLICNGYKDNEMLRLMLTFQRLGKNVIPVVEKLAEFEAIERLANEMGVEPRFGLRVRLAASGSGKWAESGGDHSKFGVSTPDLLDIVDRLEATGRTEALHLLHFHLGSQIADINNLKAAVREISRVYAYLRHRGLPVRYIDCGGGLGVNYEAGALGSHGAVDYSVQEYANAIVFAVKEICDAEEVPHPTLVSENGRALTAHHSVLIVEVFGATTKPEADPDWTPAKGDHAILHELHRIHDLVRSNGRGLRLAEILEAYHDAAEQRQQADTLFSFGYLDLAEKARAERLYWSVCRAINQRVHRADPEWLPPDLDALDDHLVDQYLCAFSVFQSILDHWAIGQRFPIMPIHRLDEEPTRRATLVDLTCDSDGKVSHFVAPDHDKRFLEVHPLEKDGRYFLGFFLMGAYQDILGDTHNLFGGVTEAHVYADDEEPENFYVETVIRGTTVQEMLGRVQYFPQGLEKKMELLLRKKSKDGTIRPREATAVLDAYRRVLGTYTYYDTQFE